A genomic region of Thunnus albacares chromosome 4, fThuAlb1.1, whole genome shotgun sequence contains the following coding sequences:
- the LOC122981469 gene encoding zinc finger E-box-binding homeobox 2-like, translating to MMTEESRGKRRKQANPRRNRVDAEQVSSLGSEGEDEVGLWSLEPQDCQESLDKTSLTPSEGTEEPGSPAQSTRPLSLSPGSRNYWAQVEPETEATDDGTAISATDREGDQEPLRMYCKTSDSQNAFEDLAHYEFLAQLRKASTSASLLDHLTHNGTAAVYHPGSRHDELPPAIWSPGAQHRSPDGADAGRSQQACPFCHRMYQRGASLRDHIKYCQEREGGHMVCPLCGYTATLRAQMERHLALHNQVQDKNAISLDQGMETRKFKCLQCGKAFKYKHHLKEHLRIHSGEKPYECSNCKKRFSHSGSYSSHLSSKKCLSGGGNGGGNAGGASGAFNGHSQSSYHHSFPTSPSAGSGRNGNDKGSSLASLTQDNTRPLDPHQLSLQDPNQNPTGFPRASDLARLWDPSAELSLRASILKGTTLLPYIHSGTFEQMLQEMLHREVKKDEEIDRAGGAVMEERRVIYNGGGPDRKMSPDRSARREAVRSGEGERGVLGVPCRWCSQLFPNVAVLLQHERYLCKMNREAVEMPEGLQGKDHPSPPLFFPRSALQPENSKPSEVPNGLPGNKSPLQKTHWQSVPQQLLVAVHSPPQPCHDPLSSRAYWSSQEKGSPSQAINHSSELSSPRARRRVPSSGFGSPICLDLTSCPPELSSPQNQIGSPWSAQSEPLDLSLPKLLTDQEGRHKTVNGNSARGERRELGTQQLRRLSPTQPSHLSLHHHPIYSRPGAPVFPGPIYNGFPIFNQSALGLSAHDGITSIPFSQPANSPGFLSPMAYMMDSDTEATLKKIHQERQALIGEVLNRGALDYLSLMDEGLDGDGGPGRKRLKKTDEGLYACDICEKTFQKSSSLLRHKYEHTGKRPHECKICNKAFKHKHHLIEHSRLHSGEKPYQCDKCGKRFSHSGSYSQHMNHRYAYCSKDQDPDQDHEEMPLTPGAGINLGGRLALETPLSMEDTQTPHSFLSDCSLDGPPEVLKEEEEEEEVKEAGVGDGHVEEANVSLLGEQLEGNPIHQSPGEENREQNERNSCDVGNHIDIAENQLWDRDTEDQNGDLDKCELSLDITDLPRIKT from the exons ATGATGACAGAAGAAAGCCGGGGAAAACGAAGGAAACAAGCCAACCCCAGGAGAAACCGAG TGGATGCTGAGCAAGTGAGTTCACTGGGATCTGAGGGGGAGGATGAGGTGGGCCTGTGGAGCCTGGAGCCCCAGGACTGCCAGGAGAGCCTGGACAAGACAAGCCTGACGCCCAGTGAGGGGACGGAGGAGCCTGGCAGCCCTGCTCAATCCACACGGCCGCTCAGCCTCAGCCCTGGCAGCAGGAACTACTGGGCGCAGGTGGAGCCGGAGACCGAGGCCACGGATGACGGGACCGCCATCTCCGCCACCGACAGAGAGGGAGACCAGGAACCATTGAGGATGTACT GTAAGACCTCAGACTCCCAGAATGCCTTTGAGGACCTGGCCCATTATGAATTCCTGGCCCAGTTGAGGAAGGCCTCTACCTCAGCCAGTCTCTTGGACCATCTGACCCATAATGGCACGGCAGCTGTGTACCACCCAGGCAGCAGGCACGATGAGCTGCCACCCGCCATCTGGTCACCAGGAGCTCAGCACCGCTCACCTGATGGAGCAG ATGCAGGGAGGAGCCAGCAGGCCTGTCCGTTCTGTCACAGGATGTACCAGCGTGGAGCCTCTCTGAGGGACCACATCAAGTACTGTCAGGAAAGGGAGGGGGGCCACATGGTCTGTCCGCTCTGTGGATACACTGCCACCCTTAGGGCACAGATGGAGCGGCACCTGGCACTTCACAACCAAGTGCAGGACAAG AATGCCATCTCTTTGGATCAAGGCATGGAGACAAGGAAGTTCAAATGTCTTCAATGTGGGAAAGCGTTCAAGTACAAACACCACCTCAAAGAGCATCTCCGCATCCACAGTG GTGAGAAGCCTTATGAGTGCTCCAATTGCAAGAAACGCTTCTCTCACTCTGGCTCTTACAGCTCCCACTTAAGCAGCAAAAAGTGCCTTAGTGGTGGAGGAAATGGAGGGGGAAATGCAGGAGGAGCCAGTGGCGCATTTAATGGACATAGCCAAAGCTCCTACCACCACTCATTTCCAACATCTCCCTCTGCAGGCAGTGGGAGAAACGGTAATGACAAGGGCTCTTCATTAGCTTCACTTACCCAAGATAATACCAGGCCTCTGGATCCTCACCAGCTTTCTCTGCAGGACCCTAACCAGAATCCCACAGGCTTCCCCAGAGCTTCAGACCTGGCTCGGCTTTGGGACCCATCAGCAGAGCTCTCTCTGAGGGCCAGTATCCTAAAAGGGACCACCCTGCTGCCTTATATCCACTCTGGGACATTTGAGCAGATGCTGCAGGAGATGCTTCACAGGGAGGTGAAGAAAGATGAGGAAATTGATAGAGCAGGAGGAGCTGtaatggaggagaggagggtgatTTACAACGGAGGAGGGCCGGACAGGAAGATGTCACCTGACAGGAGTGCTAGGAGAGAAGCAGTGAGGTCAGGTGAAGGGGAGAGAGGTGTGCTTGGAGTACCGTGTCGCTGGTGCTCGCAGCTTTTCCCCAACGTGGCGGTGCTCCTGCAGCACGAGCGCTACCTCTGTAAGATGAACCGTGAGGCAGTGGAAATGCCTGAGGGTCTTCAGGGCAAAGACCACCCCTCCCCACCTTTATTCTTCCCTAGATCTGCTCTTCAGCCCGAGAACAGCAAGCCAAGTGAAGTACCTAACGGTCTTCCTGGAAACAAATCACCATTACAGAAGACTCACTGGCAGTCGGTACCACAGCAGCTTTTGGTCGCAGTGCACTCTCCTCCTCAGCCCTGCCATGATCCTCTGTCCTCACGAGCGTACTGGTCCAGCCAGGAAAAGGGCAGCCCCAGTCAGGCGATTAACCATTCCTCAGAGCTGTCATCACCTCGAGCCAGAAGAAGAGTTCCATCCTCAGGATTCGGTTCTCCCATCTGCCTCGACCTTACGAGCTGTCCTCCTGAACTCTCCTCGCCTCAGAACCAGATAGGCAGCCCCTGGTCTGCACAGAGCGAACCTCTGGACCTCTCCCTGCCCAAGCTTCTCACAGACCAAGAGGGGAGACACAAAACTGTCAACGGCAACTCagccagaggagagaggagagagctcGGGACCCAGCAGCTACGGCGACTGAGTCCAACCCAACCCTCACATCTATCCCTTCACCATCACCCTATCTACAGCAGGCCTGGAGCTCCTGTGTTTCCAGGGCCCATATACAATGGATTTCCCATCTTCAACCAGTCTGCTTTAGGGCTTTCAGCGCATGACGGCATCACATCTATTCCATTCAGCCAGCCAGCAAATAGCCCTGGGTTTCTCTCTCCTATGGCCTACATGATGGACTCAGACACAGAGGCTACGCTGAAAAAGATCCACCAGGAGAGACAAGCTCTCATT GGTGAGGTGTTAAACCGTGGAGCTCTGGACTACCTCTCTCTGATGGATGAAGGGTTGGATGGAGATGGTGGGCCAGGGAGGAAGAGACTGAAGAAGACAGACGAGGGGCTCTATGCTTGTGATATTTGTGAAAAAACCTTCCAGaagagcagctctctgctccgACACAAATACGAGCACACAG GCAAGCGTCCTCATGAGTGCAAGATCTGCAACAAGGCCTTCAAACATAAGCACCATCTGATCGAGCACAGCCGGCTGCACTCTGGAGAGAAACCCTACCAATGTGACAAGTGCGGCAAGCGCTTCTCTCACTCCGGCTCTTACTCCCAGCACATGAACCACCGCTACGCTTACTGCAGCAAAGATCAGGATCCAGACCAAGATCACGAGGAGATGCCTCTCACCCCAGGGGCAGGCATCAACCTCGGGGGCCGCCTGGCTCTAGAGACCCCTCTGTCCATGGAGGATACCCAGACCCCACACTCTTTCCTCAGCGACTGCAGTCTGGATGGACCTCCAGAGGTCctcaaagaggaggaggaagaggaggaagttaAAGAGGCAGGAGTTGGTGATGGTCATGTGGAAGAGGCAAATGTGAGTTTGTTAGGGGAGCAGCTGGAAGGTAACCCCATCCACCAATCACCAGGAGAAGAGAATAGAGagcaaaatgaaagaaacagttGTGATGTGGGGAACCATATTGACATTGCAGAGAACCAGCTCTGGGACCGAGACACTGAGGACCAGAATGGAGACTTGGACAAATGTGAACTGAGCCTGGATATAACAGATTTACCCAGAATAAAAACTTAA